The genomic interval TCCTAAAATGGATTGGGGAGACGTTGAGACTTTTGCCTAGAGGTTAGGAGAATCAAAACAATGGAAATATTAAATCAGTTATTGTAGCAGGCCTAATTTTTGAGTTTCCACCAAAAGCACAGAAGGTTTTCTGGATGGAAGGAGAGTCAGTGTAAGGATGGACAACGGGCAGAGTCTGCACTGCTTAGCACTTTTTTATTCTCTGCCAGGTATGTATGTACACTGCCATTCATCTGAGAGCACATGCATTGCTTCTGGGCTTCACCTTTTTCTGCAGTTGTTAATCACTGAATAAATGCCCTTTTGATTCACACCGGTTTTGCACAGATGATGGGCTAACAATATCTCAGTTACCACTGGAACAATTAAATTGCATAGCATCTCAGCAATCTTCTTTTCAGATTTTGGCTTCAGTTCTTTGACTGTGCATGAGAGAACCGATCTGTAATTTTAGAACACATATTTGGTTTCTGATTTTCGTGTCATCTCAAACCAGAGAGGGCAAAAAATCTTTGATAAGGTGTAATATGTGTTTGCATGTCTATTGCAGCTACAAATAATTAGATCGTTATTACGCGAATATTGCTGCTGTAATCATAAGGGTTCCTACTTGTCGTTAAGCCGGAGCTCCCGCTCTCGGTGTTTTTGGTCGGGGAGAGCCCCCGGGCCGGTGCAGCCGCTGAGCCCCGCCCAAAGCCGGGCCCCCTTGAGCGCGGGCGTGCGGCGGCTGCAGTGTCGCGGCGGCGCCTCCGGGTGTCGCTGTTGGCCGCCGGCGAGCGCCGctggagccgccgccgccgcagcgtCCTGCCCCCGCAGGCTGCTCGCTCGCCCGGcgccggccgcagcggcagcggcagcgacagcagcagcggcggcggcggcgagagGCGGCCCGAGCGGTGTGGGTGGCTTTCAGCGGTGTCTGTTGTGGGCGGCGAGAGCGGCTGGAAGGGAGGCAGGGCAGCGGCAGGAGGCAGGAGCGCGGCGAGCGCAGCGGGCAGAGAATGGCGGTGAGGCGGCGGCAGAGGCTTGGGCCGGGCGGCGGGCGAGCGCTGCTggccgcgctgctgctgctgctgctgtgcgtGTGGTGCCGGGCGGCGGCCGAGCGGGTCCGCTACGCCATCCccgaggagctgggcagaggctcGCTGGTGGGGCCGCTGGCGCGGGACCTGGGGCTCAGCGCGGACGAGCTGCCGGCGCGCAAGCTGCGGCTGAGCGAGGAGAAGCAATACTTCACGGTGAATGAGGAGAACGGGAACCTGTACgtgaatgagaggctggaccgGGAGGAGATATGCGGCGAGTCGGCGACCTGCACTGTCAGCTTCGAGGCGCTGGTGCACAACCCGCTGAACATTTTCCACGTCGAGGTGGCGATCGAGGACGTGAATGACAACTCCCCGTCCTTCAGCAAGGCTGTTCTGGACCTCGAGATTGGTGAATGGACGCTTCCCGGTGCTCGTTTTCCTTTGGAGATGGCCCGAGATGCAGACGCAGGAAGCAACTCGCTGCTGTCTTACCAGCTCACAAGCAACCCATCTTTCAGTTTGGCCTTAAAAGAGAACCCAGGTGCAAGCAAGCAGCCAGAATTAGTATTGGACGGAGTGTTGGACCGGGAGAAGCAGAGCTCGTTTGAATTGGTGCTGACAGCGGTGGATGGCGGGGAACCTTCAAGGTCTGGGACTATCCAGGTTCATATCAAGGTGACAGATGCCAATGACAACCCACCCGTGTTCAGCAAAACTGTATACGAGGCGCGAGTGGCAGAGAATCTGCCGGTGGgttctgtggtgctgcaggtACAGGCTACGGATGCAGATGTAGGTTCCAATGGGCAAGTCTCCTACTCTTTCGGGGCCGTCCCTGACGGCGTCCTTTTGTTGTTCACTATCGACAGCGACAGCGGGGAGGTCAGAACGGCAGGTCCCCTCGATTTTGAGGAGAAGAGTAAATACATCTTCGGTCTGGAGGCGAGGGATGGAGGCGGGCTCACCAGTCACTGCCAAGTGCAAATTGACATAATGGACGAGAACGACAACGCCCCCGAGATCACCATTCTGTCACTCTCGAGTCCCGTGCCAGAGGATGCCCCGACTGGAACCGTGGTGGCCCTGCTGAAAGTTCGGGACAGAGACTCCGGCGAGAACGGTCAGGTGTCGTGCGAGCTGTCGGGAGAGGCGCCGCTGTCGATCGTGGCGTCGTCGGGCGGCTCGTACAAGGTGGTGACATCGGGCGCGCTGGACCGCGAGCAGGCGTCGGAGCATCGCGTGACGGTGGTGGCCCGGGACCGGGGCAGGCCGGcgctgtggagcagcagggagctggtgctggaggtgtCGGACGTGAACGACAACGCGCCGGTGTTCGAGGAGGCGGCGTACAGCGCGTACGTGGCGGAGAACAACGCGGCGGGCGCGCTGGTGCTGCGCGTGCAGGCGCGGGACGCGGACGCGGGCGCCAACGGGCGCGTGAGCTACTGGCTGGCGGGCGGCAgcgcgggcgcggcgggcgcggcgccgcTGGTGTCGGTGGAGGCGCGGAGCGGCGCGCTGTACGCGCAGCGCTCCTTGGACTACGAGCAGTGCCGCGAGTTCACGGTGGCCGTGCGGGCGCAGGACGGCGGCTCGCCGGCGCGCAGCTCCACGGCCACGGTGCGCGTCTTCGTGCTGGACCGCAACGACAACGCGCCCAGGGTGCTCTGgcccgcgggcggcggcggcgcagcGGGAGAGGCTgcgggaggggcggcggcgccgccggCTTTCGAGGTGGTTCCGCGCTCGGCCGAGGCCGGCTACCTGGTGGCCAAGGTGGTGGCGGTGGACGCGGACGCGGGGCGCAACGCGTGGCTGTCGTACGAGCTGGTGCAGGCGTCGGAGCCGGCGCTGTTCCGCGTGGGGCTGCACAGCGGCGAGGTGCGCACGGCGCGCGCCGTGGGCGAGCGGGACGCGGCCAAGCAGCGGCTGGTGGCCGTGGTCAAGGACCACGGGCAGCCGGCGCTGTCGGCCACGGCCACGCTGCACGTGGTGCTGGCCGAGAGCTTGCAGGAGGCGCTGCCGGAGCTGAGCGAGCGGCCGGCGGGCgccgaggcggcggcggcggccgagcTGCAGTTCTACCTGGTGCTGGCGCTGGCGCTGCTCTCGGCGCTCTTGGTGCTGAGCGTGGCGCTGGCCGTGCTGGCGCGGctgcgccgggccgggccgcccgCCGTGCTGCGCTGCCTGGGCGCGCAGCGCTTCTCGCTGGCCGGCGCCGCCTTCCCGGCCGACTTCTGCGAGGGCACCTTGCCCTACTCCTACAACCTGTGCgtgccgccgcccgcccgcgccgtGCCCGAGGCCGCttggccgccgccgccgccggtgCCCGTCCTGTCGGCGGAGGAGCTTCTGGGCGGCGAGTCCTGCGACAAGCCGAGCATGAACTGTGACCTCGTCGTGGGAGAGCCACCCGCCGAGCCCGACGCACCGCAGGTCTGTAATGCCTTAGCttcctctgtttttaaaattctctaaGCATcatcttttttccccaggtgTTCTTTGCCTGGTGTCAATGAGTATTCCTCACGTGTATCCTCACGCAGCGGCAAAAGTTTTACTGTTTTTTCTGGGTAACAGCTTCAGATGACAGGATTTGATGGTAGCTCTCCTTTTGGCTAGTAGCAGTGTTTCTGAGTGTTTCTCCTTGTTTCTTGGAGTTGTGTTTATGTGAGTTGCGCGGTCTTGTCTCCGTAACGGACTGAATCAACGGGTTTTCCCCTGTTCATGGCGCGCAGGAAGCACTTGGTTCTGCCTTGGTCACAGGTTTAGCTTTAGGCTCGAAATTTTTTCTTCAACACTCGAGCTCTCTCAATTAGAATGTGTTATCAACATTGAAAGCAGTTCAGTAATCTGTGGAAGGAGAAAGGTTGATTCTGCATGAAGGAGTcggagggaaaaaagagagcaCGGACATCTGgtgttgaaaatatttttgtttcctgactGATTTGTTCAGAAAGGGTGTGCTTGGCGCTCGTGTATAGCTTTACCCAAACCCGTTCgttaaaatttgttttgtccCGGTTGGACTTGGAAAGGAAACGAATGTGGAAAGTTCCTTTGAGTCTTTTTTCTGAGTGATACAAGAGATTGTCGCCCGCTTTAGAGGGAATGCAGTAGCGAGTCTAGATGGCTTCGTTTATGCATCCTGGCTTGCAGTTCGCTCTGCTTTGCTCTTCATGATCTTTATTTCGTACACTGGTGAGAGTGCTGAAAGATTTCTGCTTCAGAGATTGTTATTCTTCTATCCTCTTTGCACaaagatttttggggttttagaagATATCAAATATATCGAGAAAGCAAATTTTTACGATTCTGTTTACTCAGATAAACATCTGAGATGCGATGGGATCACATATTAGGGAGATTAGCGAGAAGAGGGTTTAGGCACTTGAATCAAGCCCATTTGCACATTGATTAGTGGTCAGCAGAGTTTCAAGTGTTCTACTTTTGTTCTACTGTcccatatttattttcttgaggGCATATCGCATCAAGGTCATAAAGAAATACTTATGTGATTAATTTACTAATGACCTTTAGTGCTTCACACATTgctcttagaaaaaaaaagggaaagctgCAATGATTTGATTAATTGTAAACCTGTATAAACTAAGGAAACACTAGGCATCTCTTCGGAAaggatataaaatatttcaagtccTGAAAGATTGCCTTGAGAGTTTCAGCTGCATCTTTATTTGTACTTATAATTGAATCCTGTAAAAATTAGTTCCCTGACTTCAAGAAGCATGCAATTGCTTTCGTCCCGCTTGTGTTAATAAACCTGATAGTTTTATTTCTTCGGGATATGGtatcttccctttttctctaTGCGAGCCTTTGTTGAAGGTGCTTTTGAACAAAAAGGATAAGATTAAAAAGAAGCTAGAGggtaaaatatgtattttagtTTACGTATAGTGACATTGGTAAGTGATGAGTTTCCCGTGCGATTAAAGAACCATGCCCGCGGAATGCCTCTCCCGGTGGTGATACCCTGGACGATGAAAGCAGAGATGGGCAAGACAAATGTGGAGGCAGGAGAAGCGCTGGAAGAAAAGCGACATCTCGGTGGCGACTGTGCCCTGTATGGAGCGAGGCCGGGCGGGCAGCGCTGGGCAGCGCTCGGTGCCTGCAGTGCCGGGAGGAGGCTGCGGGCGCCGCTGTTGACCGAGAGGAGCGAGAGGAAGCTCGGAGCGCTACCGGCAGCCCCGCCCGCTGCGGATCGGCTCACACGGTTGCTCGCTCCCTGTCCGAACCTGCGGTCCCCGATCGTCCCCGCGGTGCTGGTCCATTCTGGAGCCAGGCGGAGGCACCGGCAGCTGCGCTCGGTGCAGGAGCTGAGAGCATTGAGTGGCAGCGGGATTGGATCGGCGGTGCCGGCGGTTCGGCGGCCGAGATGTGCGCGGCGGGGAGGCGCTGGGGCCGGCGGCAgcgagctctgctctgggccgTGCTGCTGGCGGCGTGGGAGGCGGCGTGGGGGCAGCTGCGCTACTCGGTGCCCGAGGAGATGCCCAAGGGCTCGTTCGTGGGCGACGTGGCCAAggacctggggctgcagctgccggaGATCCGAGACCGCGGTGTCCGCGTCGTCTCTAAAGGTAGGACGCAGTATTTCGCTGTTCACGGGAAGACGGGACATTTAGTGACGGCAGAGAGGATCgacagagagcagctgtgccgGCTGGTGGAGAAATGCGTGCTGCGCTGTGAGCTGATAGTGGAGGGGGAAATGAAGTTTTATGAAATAGAAGTGGAGATCACGGACATTAACGACAACGCGCCCACCTTCAGAGAAGCAGAAACAGATCTGAGAATGATCGAAATGACAACCCCGGGGTCGCGGTTTCCCCTCACAGACGCTCATGACCTGGACTCAGGTCGGAATTCCTTGCAGAGCTACGAGCTGAGCGGTGACGAGCATTTCTCGCTGGCAGTGCAGGCGGGCCCCGGCGGCGATCAGCGTCCCGAGCTGGTGCTGGCGAAGGCGCTGGACCGGGAGGAGGCGGCGTTTCACGAGCTGGTGCTGAGGGCGATGGACGGCGGCGATCCGGCACGGACGGGCACGGCTCGGATCCGCGTGACCGTGGTAGACGCGAACGACAACGCGCCCGTGTTCAGCCAGGCGGAGTACACGGTGCGTGTGCCCGAGGACGTGCCCGTGGGCTCCGTACtagtcactgtcactgccacgGACGCCGACGAGGGGCTGAATGGCCATGTGAAATACTCCTTGAAGAAAGTGTCGGACATGGCATCAGATATTTTTCGTTTAGATTATGAGACCGGACAGATCATGCTACTGAGAAGCCTTGACTTCGAGGAAGGCAATTCTTATGAACTAGAAGTACAGGCATTTGATGGAGGAGGACTTTTTGATACTTCCAAAGTCACAATCTCGGTCACAGACGTCAACGACAACATGCCAGAAATTTCGGTGAGGTCAGCGATTAGCGAAATATCTGAGGATGCGCCGTCGGGGACCGTTGTAGCACTCCTACACGTGCACGACCGGGACTCAGGGGCGAATGGCGAGGTGTGCTGCTCGCTTGACGCGGGAGTCCCGTTCCGcctgcagagctcacacagcAGCTACTACAGCGTGGTGACAGCGAGAGAACTGGACCGGGAGCAGGTGTCGGAGTACAACGTGACGGTGCGGGCGGCCGACGGCGGGTCGCCGTCGCTGCAGAGCAGCGCGGTGCTGGCGCTGCGGGTGCTGGACGTGAACGACAACGCGCCGGTGTTCGCGGAGGAGCGCTACAGCGCGCGGCTGGCGGAGAACAACGCGGCGGGCGCGCTGGTGCTGACGGTGCGCGCCACGGACGCGGACTGGGGGCAGAACGCGCGCGTGCGCTACCGGCTGGCGGAGGGGCGGGTGCGGGGCGCGCCGCTGTCGTCGTACGTGTCGGTGCAGGCGGAGACGGGCGCGCTGTACGCGCTGCGCTCCTTGGACTACGAGCAGCTGCGCGAGCTGCAGCTGTGCGTGCGGGCGGAGGACGGCGGCGCGCCGGCGCTGAGCAGCAACGTGTCGGTGCGGCTGCAGATCGTGGACGAGAACGACAACGCGCCGCAGGTGCTGTACCCGCCGGCGGCCGCTGCGGCGGCGGCGTGGTCGGGCGTGGAGCTGGCGCCGCGGCGGTCGGAGGCCGGCGCGCTGGTGGCCAAGGTGGTGGCGGTGGACGCGGACGCGGGGCAGAACGCGTGGCTGTCGTACGAGCTGGCCAAGGCCACGGAGCCGGGGCTGTTCCGCGTGGGGCTGCACAGCGGCGAGGTGCGCACGGCGCGCTCGCCGCTGGCCCGCGACGCGGCGCGCCACAgcctggtggtgctggtgcGGGACCACGGGCGGCCGGCGCTGTCGGCCACGGCCACGCTGAGCGTGGTGCTGGCCGAGAGCGTGGCCGAGCTGCTGGCCGAGCTGGGCAGCGCGGCGCAcgaggcggcggcgccgggcgaGCCGGCCGCCAGCCTGACGCGCTGGCTCGTGCTGGCCGTGGCCGCCGTCTCGTGCCTCTTCGTggccttcctgctgctgctgctggcgctgcgCCTGCGCCGCTGCCAccgccagcagctgctgccgcCGGACAGCGGCGCCTTGCGCGGCGTGCCCGTCTCGCACTTCGTGGGCATCGACGGCGTGCGCGCCTTCCTGCAGTCCTACTCGCACGACGTGTCGCTCACGGCCGACTCGCGCAAGAGCCACCTGCGCTTCTCGGCCGCCAGCTGCTGCGACACCCTcccggcccgcccgccgcccgaCGAGCCCGCGCCGCTGCTCGGCCACGAGGACCCGGCCGCCGCCCTCTCCGTAGATCCTTCCCCTTCCTCGGTGAGTTCCTCTGTACAAATTTTCTCCGCGACTTTTTCTCTGATGTGCCTGCCCTTTCCCTCCTGTTCTCTGGTTGCGTGGAGACTGTTCTAAAAGCTGGTAAGTTTCCTTGGTGTAAGTTTGAGTGTACCCATTGCTGTCGTTGTGTGGACCTGGGGTGGGTCCTCAGCCTTCCAGTATgtgaagaaggaaggagggagaaggctgctgctggcagggtgtTGGTTAGGTTGGCAGTTTGGGTATTGATCATGTTCCAGGTATTGTTTCCCCTATGTCAGGTGTCCTGTGTAGAATCTGTCTTGCTCTTAGTATTATATCTTCTTAAGGGATGGATCACGTTATTCAGAAATACAACTTTTTAGGAGACTCATGTGTTTTCCCAAGAGCACGTGTGCTTG from Zonotrichia leucophrys gambelii isolate GWCS_2022_RI chromosome 13, RI_Zleu_2.0, whole genome shotgun sequence carries:
- the LOC135453826 gene encoding protocadherin gamma-B5-like isoform X6, with protein sequence MAVRRRQRLGPGGGRALLAALLLLLLCVWCRAAAERVRYAIPEELGRGSLVGPLARDLGLSADELPARKLRLSEEKQYFTVNEENGNLYVNERLDREEICGESATCTVSFEALVHNPLNIFHVEVAIEDVNDNSPSFSKAVLDLEIGEWTLPGARFPLEMARDADAGSNSLLSYQLTSNPSFSLALKENPGASKQPELVLDGVLDREKQSSFELVLTAVDGGEPSRSGTIQVHIKVTDANDNPPVFSKTVYEARVAENLPVGSVVLQVQATDADVGSNGQVSYSFGAVPDGVLLLFTIDSDSGEVRTAGPLDFEEKSKYIFGLEARDGGGLTSHCQVQIDIMDENDNAPEITILSLSSPVPEDAPTGTVVALLKVRDRDSGENGQVSCELSGEAPLSIVASSGGSYKVVTSGALDREQASEHRVTVVARDRGRPALWSSRELVLEVSDVNDNAPVFEEAAYSAYVAENNAAGALVLRVQARDADAGANGRVSYWLAGGSAGAAGAAPLVSVEARSGALYAQRSLDYEQCREFTVAVRAQDGGSPARSSTATVRVFVLDRNDNAPRVLWPAGGGGAAGEAAGGAAAPPAFEVVPRSAEAGYLVAKVVAVDADAGRNAWLSYELVQASEPALFRVGLHSGEVRTARAVGERDAAKQRLVAVVKDHGQPALSATATLHVVLAESLQEALPELSERPAGAEAAAAAELQFYLVLALALLSALLVLSVALAVLARLRRAGPPAVLRCLGAQRFSLAGAAFPADFCEGTLPYSYNLCVPPPARAVPEAAWPPPPPVPVLSAEELLGGESCDKPSMNCDLVVGEPPAEPDAPQQAQPNTDWRFSQTQRPGTSGSQNGEEAGAWPNNQFDTEMLQAMILASANEAADGNSTLGGGNGTMGLSARYGPQFTLQHVPDYRQNVYIPGSNATLTNAAGKRDAKNAAPAGGNKKKSGKKEKK